Proteins co-encoded in one Salvia splendens isolate huo1 chromosome 4, SspV2, whole genome shotgun sequence genomic window:
- the LOC121798751 gene encoding transcription initiation factor IIB-2-like, which translates to MMSDSYCPDCKRNTEVVFDHAAGDTVCSECGLVLEARSIDETSEWRTFADDSGDHDPNRVGGPVNPLLGDGALTTVISRAANGSNADSSLARLQNRGGDPDRAIVLAFKAISNMADRLSLVTTIKDRASEIYKRLEDQKCTRGRNLEALVAACIYIACRQEGKPRTVKEICSIVAGATKKEIGRAKEFIVKQLKVEMGESMEMGTIHAGDYLRRFCSNLGMSNEEVKAVQETVQKAGDFDIRRSPISIAAAIIFMVTQLSESKKPLRDISIATTVAEGTIKNAYRDLYPHAARIIPEWYAKERDLKNLSSPKA; encoded by the exons ATGATGTCGGACTCGTACTGTCCAGACTGCAAGCGCAACACGGAGGTGGTATTCGATCACGCGGCGGGCGACACCGTGTGCTCGGAGTGCGGGCTCGTGCTGGAGGCCCGCTCCATCGACGAGACCTCCGAGTGGAGAACCTTCGCCGACGATTCCGGCGATCACGACCCCAATCGTGTGGGTGGCCCCGTTAACCCCCTTTTAGGAGACGGGGCGCTCACCACCGTCATCTCCCGGGCCGCCAACGGCTCCAATGCCGATTCCTCCTTGGCCCGCTTGCAGAACCGTGGAGGCGACCCGGACCGGGCCATCGTCTTGGCTTTCAAGGCTATTtccaatatggccgatag GTTGAGCCTTGTAACTACCATCAAG GATCGAGCGAGTGAAATATATAAGAGGTTAGAAGATCAGAAGTGTACGAGGGGAAGAAACTTGGAGGCTCTTGTGGCTGCCTGCATTTATATTGCTTGCCGTCAGGAAGGCAAGCCACGAACTGTGAAAG AAATATGCTCCATTGTTGCTGGAGCCACAAAAAAGGAAATCGGTCGAGCTAAAGAATTTATCGTCAAACAGTTGAAGGTCGAGATGGGTGAATCAATGGAGATGGGTACCATTCATGCAGGAGACTATTTG AGACGTTTCTGCTCCAATCTTGGTATGAGCAACGAAGAGGTCAAAGCTGTCCAAGAAACTGTCCAAAAGGCAGGGGACTTTGACATTAG GAGGAGCCCCATATCAATTGCAGCAGCAATAATTTTTATGGTAACACAGCTGTCGGAATCAAAGAAACCCCTGCGAG ACATCTCGATTGCAACTACGGTGGCAGAAGGGACGATCAAGAATGCTTACAGAGATCTGTACCCGCATGCCGCTAGGATCATACCGGAATGGTACGCTAAGGAACGGGACTTGAAGAATCTCAGCAGTCCCAAAGCATAA